One window of Streptomyces sp. NBC_00582 genomic DNA carries:
- a CDS encoding cytochrome P450, translating to MTTPPPLSAHGCPVLHGGAFAAQSQAVYDQLRVQGPAGWAEIAPNVHALVVTQHRAAVTLLNDTATYSKDSRRWQALANGYVPEDSPVLGMMAFRNSVLYTDDQDHARLRWAMDDCIARISPHQLREITQRSALTLIARVIARGRADLMTDFADTLPLLVFAELLGCPTEMSARMVRACQDLISAGPAAAQGAIDFAMLLHELIQLRHQQPGEDLTSWMITHPAGLTDEESLNQLFCAVGAGIIPVAAWMAWALHLLLRDDAYAGNLAAGTLTVRRALEKALWQRSPMANFSVHYARHDTQLYGVHIPAGVPVLISHAAVNTDPSLPADLGFDNRSHLAWSAGPHRCPAITQATTIAQTGIETVLDQLWDMELAVPDEEILLRHGPFHQSPQAMPVTFRPKSAARIPAAAVLTGGTA from the coding sequence ATGACCACACCGCCTCCGCTGTCCGCGCACGGCTGCCCCGTGCTCCACGGCGGCGCCTTCGCCGCCCAATCTCAGGCGGTCTACGACCAGCTGCGCGTCCAGGGACCGGCCGGCTGGGCGGAGATTGCTCCCAACGTGCACGCCCTCGTCGTCACTCAGCACCGCGCCGCCGTGACCCTCCTCAACGACACGGCTACCTACTCCAAGGATTCGCGGCGCTGGCAAGCCCTGGCCAACGGCTACGTGCCCGAGGACAGCCCGGTGCTGGGCATGATGGCGTTCCGGAATTCAGTGCTCTACACCGACGACCAGGACCACGCCCGTCTGCGCTGGGCGATGGACGACTGCATCGCCCGCATCAGTCCGCACCAACTCCGCGAGATCACCCAGCGCAGTGCCTTGACGCTGATAGCCCGCGTGATCGCCCGAGGCCGCGCGGACCTGATGACCGACTTCGCCGACACCTTGCCGCTGCTCGTTTTTGCAGAACTTCTGGGCTGCCCGACGGAGATGTCCGCCCGGATGGTGCGCGCCTGCCAAGACCTCATCAGCGCCGGCCCCGCAGCAGCCCAAGGCGCGATCGACTTTGCGATGCTCCTGCACGAGCTCATCCAACTCCGCCATCAGCAGCCCGGCGAGGACCTCACTTCCTGGATGATCACCCATCCGGCTGGCCTGACGGACGAGGAGTCCCTGAACCAGCTGTTCTGCGCCGTCGGCGCCGGGATCATCCCCGTTGCAGCATGGATGGCCTGGGCCCTGCACCTGCTCCTCCGCGACGACGCCTACGCCGGGAACCTTGCTGCGGGGACTCTCACCGTGCGCCGGGCCCTGGAGAAGGCGCTGTGGCAACGCTCTCCGATGGCGAACTTCTCCGTGCACTACGCCCGCCACGACACCCAGCTCTACGGAGTGCACATCCCGGCAGGCGTGCCCGTGCTGATCTCTCATGCCGCTGTGAACACCGACCCTTCGCTGCCGGCGGATCTGGGGTTCGACAACCGCAGCCACCTCGCCTGGTCGGCCGGGCCACACCGCTGTCCCGCGATCACGCAGGCCACCACGATCGCGCAGACCGGCATCGAGACCGTGCTCGATCAGCTGTGGGACATGGAACTGGCGGTGCCGGACGAGGAGATCCTCCTGCGCCACGGCCCTTTCCACCAGAGCCCCCAGGCGATGCCTGTGACGTTCCGTCCCAAGTCCGCAGCGCGCATCCCCGCCGCTGCCGTCCTCACCGGAGGTACCGCGTGA
- a CDS encoding glycoside hydrolase family 15 protein gives MTSRRIEDYALIGDMQTATLVRRDGTADWLCLPRFDSSAVFAGLLGTEEHGYWRVGPACDTDEPRPAATRRRYRGDSLVLEMEWDTPTGTVRVVDFMPARDGHAPQLVRIVEGVSGRVAMQSALRMSFGYGRVAPWLQRIDGRPVAVAGPDAMWLDTDAETYSDGKTTFADFTVSPGERVAFTLTWQSAHTPSEPPKPDPGEELENAEKFWADWVGQCSYEGPWRESVIRSLITLKALTYAPTGGIVAAPTTSLPEEVGGVRNWDYRFCWLRDSAITLNALLRTGYRGEARAWRNWLLRAVAGDPDELQIMYSILGERDLTERELPWLPGFEGSAPVRVGNGAADQLQLDVYGEVCEALFVAHESGLAPCGDTAALQLRLVTYLKDHWNQPDEGIWEVRGPRRHFVHSKIMAWVAVDRTIKLIQAGVMPSEELDELLELRNAIHHDVCTKGYDRNRNTFTQSYGSDELDASLLLIPRVGFLPPDDPRVIGTVDAVRRELSTSQGFVQRYLTEGAQAGLDGLPGDEGTFLICSFWMVDALALTGRLDKAKRLFERLLTLSNDLGLLAEEYDPVAGQQLGNFPQAFSHIGLVDSAILLHQLERAKAPVMAA, from the coding sequence ATGACCAGCCGCCGCATCGAGGACTACGCGCTCATTGGAGACATGCAGACCGCCACGCTGGTCCGCAGGGACGGCACGGCCGACTGGCTGTGCCTGCCCCGCTTCGATTCGAGCGCCGTCTTCGCCGGGCTGCTCGGAACCGAGGAGCACGGCTACTGGCGTGTAGGACCCGCCTGCGACACAGACGAGCCCCGACCGGCCGCCACTCGCCGCCGCTACCGCGGCGACTCCCTCGTGCTGGAGATGGAGTGGGACACACCCACCGGCACGGTCCGGGTTGTCGACTTCATGCCGGCTCGGGACGGTCATGCGCCGCAGCTGGTCCGGATCGTCGAAGGCGTCAGCGGCCGCGTGGCCATGCAGTCCGCCCTGCGGATGAGCTTCGGCTATGGCCGCGTGGCCCCCTGGCTCCAGCGCATCGACGGACGCCCGGTCGCGGTCGCCGGGCCCGACGCGATGTGGCTCGACACGGACGCCGAGACGTACAGCGACGGGAAGACGACCTTCGCTGACTTCACGGTGAGCCCGGGCGAGCGCGTTGCCTTCACCCTCACGTGGCAATCCGCCCACACGCCGAGCGAGCCCCCGAAGCCTGACCCAGGAGAGGAGCTGGAGAACGCTGAGAAGTTCTGGGCTGATTGGGTCGGACAGTGCAGCTACGAAGGACCGTGGCGCGAGAGCGTGATCCGTTCGCTGATCACATTGAAGGCACTCACCTACGCCCCGACAGGCGGGATTGTCGCCGCGCCCACCACATCGCTGCCCGAGGAAGTCGGTGGCGTACGGAACTGGGACTACCGGTTCTGCTGGCTCCGCGACTCCGCTATCACCCTGAACGCGCTGCTGCGCACCGGCTACCGCGGCGAAGCGCGAGCGTGGCGCAACTGGCTACTCAGGGCGGTAGCGGGCGACCCGGACGAACTCCAGATCATGTACAGCATCCTCGGAGAGCGTGACCTCACCGAACGGGAGCTCCCGTGGCTGCCTGGTTTCGAGGGTTCTGCCCCGGTCCGGGTCGGCAACGGCGCCGCCGACCAGCTGCAACTGGACGTGTACGGCGAGGTCTGCGAGGCGCTGTTCGTCGCCCACGAGAGCGGCCTTGCACCATGCGGCGACACCGCAGCCCTTCAGCTGCGACTGGTCACGTACCTCAAGGACCACTGGAACCAGCCCGACGAGGGCATCTGGGAGGTACGCGGCCCACGCCGGCACTTCGTCCACTCCAAGATCATGGCCTGGGTGGCTGTCGACCGCACCATCAAGCTGATCCAGGCCGGCGTAATGCCGTCGGAGGAGCTGGACGAGCTGCTGGAGTTGCGCAACGCCATCCATCACGACGTGTGCACCAAGGGCTACGACCGGAATCGAAACACGTTCACCCAGTCCTATGGTTCGGACGAACTGGACGCCTCTCTCCTGCTGATCCCGCGGGTCGGATTCCTCCCTCCCGACGACCCACGGGTCATCGGCACCGTCGACGCCGTCCGGCGCGAGCTGTCGACATCCCAGGGATTCGTCCAGCGCTACCTGACCGAGGGCGCGCAGGCGGGCCTGGACGGCCTGCCCGGCGACGAGGGAACGTTCCTGATCTGCTCGTTCTGGATGGTGGACGCCCTGGCCCTGACTGGCCGCCTGGACAAAGCGAAGAGGCTGTTCGAGCGGCTGTTGACCCTGAGCAATGACCTTGGCCTCCTGGCGGAAGAGTACGACCCGGTGGCTGGTCAGCAACTCGGGAACTTCCCGCAGGCGTTCAGTCACATCGGCCTGGTCGACAGTGCCATCCTGCTGCATCAGCTGGAGCGGGCGAAGGCTCCGGTGATGGCTGCATGA
- a CDS encoding histidine kinase codes for MIEPLVTTATLLGGGFAVTAVGLVRQTRAKRALASRLGPLESEHFTAQQVTSALHEESKHLAETRMPALVNAAARGQRGVTVPGLSVGYLAGTPIDGYHRAVLGLCDEAISITRDRIGLAARSSVRDIIDEAQTYLVRCQMKAVEEMDRYPEGTAYHQSLMDLDHLVTRALHTLQRTRILTGSWPGLQRADCTFREIVESARGRIDALLRVNYTYEPGTGEVWVEGRVVEPITVALTELLSNATAYSDGKVSVEVQQIQTGYCIVVDDAGLNMNVYQRQEAAQLLTQRTVLDVTSLPDTQHLGFPVIGRLASEYGFNADVSSTSPFGGVRAVLRVPRDLLGHGPTDEEREAERQAAAASVVSQPLIPEQQLSPDGFGNSSDDSDSPGLPQRRRRSPRHASTALPRASEPAPPEDPDAFLEGFANLTAAIREGENDQTEGEQPRD; via the coding sequence ATGATCGAGCCCCTGGTGACCACAGCAACGCTGCTGGGCGGCGGATTCGCCGTTACGGCCGTGGGTCTTGTCCGTCAGACCCGCGCCAAACGGGCCCTGGCCTCAAGGCTTGGCCCGCTGGAGAGCGAACACTTCACCGCTCAGCAGGTCACCAGCGCCCTGCACGAGGAGTCGAAGCACCTGGCGGAGACGCGGATGCCCGCGCTGGTCAACGCGGCAGCCCGCGGCCAACGCGGCGTCACGGTGCCTGGCCTCAGCGTGGGCTACCTTGCCGGCACGCCCATCGACGGCTACCACCGGGCCGTACTGGGCCTGTGCGACGAAGCCATTTCCATCACCCGGGACCGGATCGGACTCGCGGCCCGCTCCTCGGTGCGGGACATCATCGACGAGGCGCAGACCTACCTGGTCCGCTGCCAGATGAAGGCTGTCGAGGAGATGGACAGGTACCCCGAGGGCACGGCCTACCACCAGAGCCTGATGGACCTCGACCACCTCGTCACCCGGGCCCTGCACACGCTCCAGCGCACGCGCATCCTCACCGGCTCGTGGCCTGGACTGCAGCGCGCCGACTGCACCTTCCGCGAGATCGTCGAGTCCGCCCGGGGGCGCATCGACGCCCTCCTGCGCGTGAACTACACGTACGAGCCCGGCACCGGAGAGGTGTGGGTGGAGGGCCGCGTCGTCGAGCCGATCACCGTCGCCCTCACCGAGTTGCTGTCCAACGCGACCGCGTACTCCGACGGCAAGGTCTCCGTGGAGGTGCAGCAGATCCAGACCGGATACTGCATCGTCGTCGACGACGCCGGCCTGAACATGAACGTCTACCAGCGCCAGGAAGCCGCCCAGCTGCTGACTCAGCGCACGGTCCTGGACGTCACCTCCCTGCCGGACACTCAGCACCTCGGCTTCCCCGTGATCGGCCGCCTCGCCAGCGAGTACGGCTTCAACGCCGACGTCAGCAGCACATCCCCCTTCGGGGGAGTACGGGCCGTCCTTCGCGTTCCCCGAGACCTCCTTGGCCACGGCCCAACGGACGAAGAACGCGAAGCCGAACGCCAGGCCGCGGCAGCCTCGGTGGTCAGCCAGCCGCTGATACCTGAGCAACAGCTGTCACCGGACGGCTTCGGCAACTCGTCGGACGACTCCGATAGCCCGGGCCTGCCACAGCGGCGCCGTCGTTCGCCCAGACATGCCTCCACCGCACTTCCCCGCGCGAGCGAACCGGCGCCGCCGGAAGACCCCGACGCCTTCTTGGAGGGCTTCGCCAATCTGACGGCGGCCATCCGCGAAGGCGAGAACGATCAAACCGAAGGAGAGCAGCCCCGTGACTGA
- a CDS encoding LuxR C-terminal-related transcriptional regulator — protein sequence MPVKIPTAAELTQLTPAEKRVAEVLVTGASNIQGARDLGMSSSTYAGHLGSIGRKFQITSRTGRPARAHAVLASGQVAPPPAPARIPEFTLGERRLLRALAEHPETYEIARAARVAEAEVRPWIKALVAKAGADNDTHLVGLGHAWGLLGARGSESVSSDDAPSETDGAAR from the coding sequence ATGCCCGTCAAAATCCCGACCGCTGCCGAGCTCACCCAGCTCACCCCCGCCGAGAAGCGGGTAGCCGAAGTCCTCGTTACCGGTGCTTCCAATATCCAGGGCGCCCGGGACCTGGGAATGAGCAGCAGCACATACGCCGGCCACCTCGGCAGCATCGGCCGGAAGTTCCAGATCACCAGCAGAACCGGCAGGCCCGCTCGCGCGCATGCTGTGTTGGCCAGTGGGCAGGTCGCCCCGCCCCCGGCACCCGCCCGTATCCCAGAATTCACCCTCGGCGAGCGGCGGCTTCTACGAGCCCTCGCTGAGCACCCGGAAACGTACGAGATCGCCCGGGCGGCACGAGTTGCTGAGGCCGAGGTCCGACCGTGGATCAAAGCCCTGGTCGCCAAGGCCGGGGCTGACAACGACACCCACTTGGTCGGCCTGGGGCACGCCTGGGGTCTTCTCGGTGCGCGCGGCAGCGAATCAGTCAGCAGCGACGACGCCCCGAGCGAGACCGATGGAGCGGCCCGGTGA
- a CDS encoding tetratricopeptide repeat protein — MAVQAGSVSGGIHYHASVMASRSPAPRIPRHFTNRQEEVRALDAARDGGASLIVLSGLAGVGKSALAAQWLHGHSAYPDGQLYADLRSPTGPKLPEMVLQQWLHTFGLDTLPADLSEQTSLWRSVTAHRNVSVLLDNAVAPEQVRPLLPAGDSSMTVVTSRSLLWELGVDGAELHPLGPFAPSAALELLCRFTGEARMEAEPEATSRLTRACACLALPLVLTGARLAARPHRSLSSAADALARRTTDTSHHKDYASMAMHAALDETYANLEPTGQRVYRFLGLMPVDDFDPDAVAAACRLEWGDAEWLLEVLADEHLLEAIAPDEIPPVRYRMSEVVGEHARRLAMQHDDEPTREGVLRRLCTWMLEIATHAQIRLTPSQATLRKTQGLPSPTVRPPFQDEAGAIAWLASHQGNLLGVLRAMEKMGWNELVWLVDAFWPLFLRQHPYELWVAAHEMGLAAARREGNQPAVRQMLNSGAIGLSSAGRLDEAITWYAEALEAAQAAGDARDEGQALLGLGACHLESGRTKVARPHLTRAAEKWLSCDYRRGVALVSVLLGEIDLADGHTRRALEQFAGAHELLMNVDDPYDAARALALHGHTLVLLGDPEAGVAGLEGALRTFAEAGSTRWRARTLEMLGGAHRARGDDILAASCYRQAMGLYAPIRPADAERVRALADAL; from the coding sequence GTGGCCGTGCAGGCCGGATCTGTTTCCGGCGGCATCCACTACCACGCGTCGGTCATGGCGAGCCGTAGCCCGGCGCCGCGTATTCCGCGCCACTTCACCAACCGACAGGAGGAGGTCCGTGCCCTGGACGCGGCCCGCGACGGCGGAGCCAGCCTCATCGTGCTCAGCGGACTCGCAGGAGTCGGCAAGAGCGCGCTGGCCGCGCAATGGCTTCACGGTCACAGCGCCTACCCTGACGGGCAGTTGTACGCGGATCTACGCAGTCCGACAGGGCCGAAGCTGCCGGAGATGGTTCTCCAGCAGTGGCTCCACACGTTCGGTCTGGACACCCTTCCGGCAGACCTGTCCGAGCAGACCTCGCTGTGGCGCTCTGTCACAGCCCACCGGAATGTCTCGGTCCTCCTCGACAACGCCGTAGCGCCCGAGCAGGTCAGGCCTCTGCTGCCCGCAGGCGACTCCAGCATGACCGTCGTGACGAGCCGCTCCCTTCTGTGGGAGCTCGGCGTCGACGGCGCCGAGCTCCACCCACTCGGCCCGTTCGCGCCCAGCGCAGCACTCGAACTCCTTTGCCGGTTCACGGGTGAGGCCCGGATGGAGGCCGAGCCCGAGGCCACCTCTCGCCTGACGCGGGCCTGCGCCTGTCTGGCGCTCCCGCTCGTCCTGACCGGCGCCCGCCTGGCCGCCCGCCCCCACCGCAGCCTCTCGTCTGCCGCCGACGCCCTCGCCCGCCGCACGACCGACACCTCACACCACAAGGACTACGCCTCCATGGCCATGCACGCTGCACTGGACGAGACCTACGCGAACCTGGAACCAACCGGGCAACGTGTCTACCGGTTCCTCGGTCTGATGCCCGTCGACGACTTCGACCCCGACGCGGTGGCCGCCGCCTGCCGCCTTGAATGGGGCGATGCGGAATGGCTGCTTGAGGTCCTGGCCGACGAGCACCTGCTGGAAGCGATCGCCCCCGATGAAATCCCGCCGGTCCGCTACAGGATGAGCGAAGTCGTGGGCGAGCACGCCCGCCGCCTGGCCATGCAGCACGACGACGAGCCGACCCGCGAGGGCGTGCTGCGGCGGCTGTGCACATGGATGCTGGAGATCGCCACGCATGCGCAGATCCGGCTCACCCCTTCTCAGGCCACCCTCCGCAAGACCCAGGGGCTGCCCTCGCCGACCGTACGTCCCCCCTTTCAGGACGAAGCGGGGGCGATCGCGTGGCTGGCGTCCCACCAGGGGAATCTCCTCGGCGTCCTGCGGGCCATGGAGAAGATGGGCTGGAACGAGCTCGTCTGGCTGGTCGACGCGTTTTGGCCGCTGTTCTTACGCCAACACCCGTACGAGCTTTGGGTCGCAGCGCACGAGATGGGCCTGGCCGCCGCGCGGCGGGAAGGCAATCAGCCAGCCGTCCGGCAGATGCTGAACTCGGGTGCCATCGGATTGAGTTCGGCTGGACGCCTGGACGAGGCCATCACCTGGTACGCCGAGGCGTTGGAGGCCGCACAGGCCGCGGGCGACGCACGCGACGAGGGCCAGGCGCTGCTCGGTCTTGGCGCGTGCCATCTCGAGAGCGGACGTACCAAGGTTGCCCGGCCGCACCTCACCCGGGCAGCGGAAAAGTGGCTGTCGTGCGACTACCGGCGAGGCGTCGCCCTGGTGTCAGTCCTCCTCGGTGAAATCGACCTGGCCGACGGACATACGCGCCGCGCACTCGAGCAGTTCGCCGGCGCCCACGAGCTCCTTATGAACGTGGACGACCCCTACGACGCGGCCCGCGCGCTCGCCCTGCACGGACACACCCTCGTCCTGCTCGGCGACCCGGAGGCCGGTGTCGCCGGCTTGGAAGGGGCGCTGCGGACGTTCGCCGAGGCAGGCAGCACCCGATGGCGGGCCCGCACACTGGAGATGCTCGGCGGCGCACACCGGGCCCGCGGGGACGACATCCTCGCAGCCAGCTGCTACCGGCAGGCCATGGGCCTGTATGCGCCGATCCGTCCTGCGGACGCCGAACGGGTCCGAGCCCTGGCAGATGCTCTGTGA
- a CDS encoding DUF6415 family natural product biosynthesis protein yields the protein MNVRRLTRIVSQNASESSPPRPATRAAEETVALVLDEEAPVLDSAQDVTDLAMRLRGHLMQLGPPIAAQTTSNESLHKALAEAQRLADEETPADFMPARVHLRRFAQAVQEVLDQLSSAEAASPVGPHATPNSSTSQRCHAAGESSECPHTPNCPPRTAVGARG from the coding sequence ATGAACGTCCGACGACTGACCAGGATCGTGTCGCAGAACGCGTCGGAGAGCTCACCTCCCCGTCCCGCGACGCGTGCGGCTGAGGAGACCGTCGCGCTGGTCCTTGACGAAGAGGCACCAGTTCTCGACTCCGCTCAGGACGTCACTGACCTGGCGATGCGACTACGCGGACACCTCATGCAGCTCGGGCCGCCCATCGCGGCCCAGACCACAAGCAACGAGTCGCTCCACAAGGCTCTTGCCGAAGCGCAACGGCTGGCGGATGAAGAAACCCCCGCGGATTTCATGCCCGCCCGGGTGCATCTGCGTCGCTTCGCGCAGGCCGTACAGGAGGTCCTGGACCAGCTCAGTTCTGCGGAGGCGGCCAGCCCGGTCGGCCCGCACGCCACGCCCAACTCCAGCACGTCTCAGCGGTGTCACGCTGCCGGGGAATCCTCGGAGTGCCCCCACACGCCGAACTGCCCCCCTCGTACGGCGGTTGGGGCTCGCGGATGA
- a CDS encoding GTP-binding protein, producing MDSTSFNGRYLAPGVQTSVKVITLGPFGIGKTTFVGAVSEIKPASTEERMTQAGEVVDDLRDLKHKDTTTVALDFGRITLTEDIVLYLFGAPGQPRFAGMIEDLMEGALGGVVLVDTARVTDSWDAMERMEEAGLPYVIAVNRFANSPRYGEAELRKALDLHPATPLVACDVRQRESAKAPLIALVSHLLSRPSLEPAS from the coding sequence ATGGACTCCACAAGCTTTAATGGCCGCTACCTCGCACCCGGTGTCCAGACCTCGGTGAAGGTCATCACGCTCGGCCCGTTCGGCATCGGAAAGACCACGTTCGTCGGCGCCGTGTCCGAGATCAAACCGGCGTCCACCGAGGAGCGAATGACGCAGGCCGGCGAAGTCGTCGACGACCTGCGCGACCTCAAGCACAAGGACACCACCACGGTCGCGTTGGATTTCGGCCGCATCACCCTGACCGAGGACATCGTGCTCTACCTGTTCGGTGCACCGGGACAACCCCGGTTCGCGGGCATGATCGAGGACCTGATGGAAGGCGCCCTCGGGGGCGTGGTACTGGTCGACACCGCGCGCGTCACGGACTCCTGGGACGCAATGGAGCGCATGGAGGAAGCGGGCCTCCCCTACGTCATCGCGGTCAACCGCTTCGCCAACTCCCCGCGCTACGGCGAGGCAGAGCTGCGCAAGGCGCTGGACCTGCACCCAGCGACTCCCCTCGTCGCGTGCGACGTGCGCCAACGGGAGTCCGCGAAAGCTCCTCTTATCGCGCTCGTTTCCCACCTCCTGTCCCGCCCCAGCCTGGAGCCCGCCTCATGA
- a CDS encoding cytochrome P450 family protein, with the protein MTSTPTQTVTLDSSGGQRLYEQADELRAAGPAVKVSMPEDVIAWSVTRGDVAKRLLTHPDVSKDARKSWPAYKPGAIPWLYSWVDVISMFTSDGDDHKRLKQLVGRAFTPRRIEAMRPVVQAIVTDLLDGLNGRDSTERVDLRSEFAYRVPTQLICDLFGVPSAQRAEMLRVIDAVLTTDVTAEQSEAISRDLYGAMQTLIEGKRRTPGEDMTSLLLAAHEEDGDRLSETELVSTLILMIGAGSETAVALIGAAVRELLTHPDQLAAVLAAPARWSDVIEETLRLHPPIMHMPLRYATKDIDLGEGVTIRAGEAILIGFGAHGRDPGIHSDPAAFDIDRADKQHLAFGHGIHYCLGAPLARLEAEIALPALFARFPQLALAGAAEDLEPQRSFIGTDVTELPVTLGAAA; encoded by the coding sequence GTGACCAGCACCCCTACCCAAACCGTGACGCTCGACAGCAGCGGCGGCCAGCGACTGTACGAGCAGGCCGACGAACTCCGCGCCGCCGGACCCGCCGTCAAAGTGAGCATGCCCGAGGACGTCATCGCCTGGTCGGTCACCCGCGGTGACGTTGCCAAGCGCCTCCTCACCCACCCTGACGTATCCAAGGACGCCCGAAAGTCGTGGCCCGCGTACAAGCCCGGCGCCATACCGTGGCTGTACTCGTGGGTCGACGTGATCAGCATGTTCACCTCCGACGGTGACGACCACAAGCGGCTGAAGCAACTGGTCGGCAGGGCCTTCACCCCACGCCGGATCGAAGCCATGCGACCCGTCGTCCAGGCCATCGTCACCGATCTCCTGGACGGCCTGAACGGCCGAGACAGCACCGAACGCGTAGACCTGCGCTCTGAGTTCGCATACCGGGTGCCCACCCAGCTCATCTGCGACCTGTTCGGCGTCCCTTCCGCCCAGCGGGCCGAGATGCTCCGCGTCATCGACGCCGTTCTCACCACCGACGTCACCGCGGAACAGTCCGAGGCCATCAGCCGCGACCTGTACGGCGCGATGCAGACGCTCATCGAGGGCAAGCGCCGGACTCCGGGCGAAGACATGACGAGCCTGCTCCTGGCCGCTCACGAGGAAGACGGAGATCGGCTCAGCGAGACGGAGCTGGTCTCTACCCTGATCCTGATGATCGGGGCCGGCAGCGAAACCGCCGTCGCCCTCATCGGAGCCGCCGTCCGCGAACTCCTCACCCATCCTGACCAGCTCGCCGCGGTGCTCGCCGCCCCGGCCCGCTGGAGCGACGTGATCGAGGAGACGCTGCGACTCCACCCGCCGATCATGCACATGCCCCTGCGGTACGCCACCAAGGACATCGACCTCGGGGAGGGCGTCACCATTCGGGCCGGCGAAGCCATCCTCATCGGATTCGGCGCACACGGCCGCGACCCGGGCATCCACAGCGACCCTGCCGCCTTCGACATCGACCGCGCCGACAAACAGCACCTCGCCTTCGGCCACGGCATTCACTACTGCCTCGGCGCCCCGTTGGCCAGACTCGAAGCCGAGATCGCTCTGCCCGCGCTGTTCGCGCGCTTCCCCCAGCTCGCTCTCGCCGGCGCCGCCGAAGACCTGGAGCCGCAGCGTTCCTTCATCGGCACCGACGTCACCGAACTGCCCGTCACATTGGGCGCCGCCGCGTAG
- a CDS encoding DUF742 domain-containing protein has product MVRPYTPTGGQATPSRRTLDLATLLIANRDKPLHGLNAHAHRVMQHCLPGALSLAEVSADLQLPGAVTKVVVASLVDSGHLISRSPVPAAQQHDRQLLERILDGLHKL; this is encoded by the coding sequence ATGGTTCGGCCCTACACCCCTACCGGAGGGCAGGCCACCCCCAGCCGCCGCACCCTGGACCTGGCCACGCTCCTGATTGCCAACCGGGACAAGCCGCTGCACGGGCTCAATGCCCACGCCCACCGGGTGATGCAGCACTGCCTGCCCGGTGCGCTGTCGCTCGCCGAAGTCAGCGCTGACCTACAACTGCCGGGCGCCGTGACGAAGGTGGTGGTCGCCTCTCTCGTCGACAGCGGCCACCTCATAAGCCGTTCTCCTGTGCCCGCCGCTCAGCAGCACGACAGACAGCTGCTGGAGAGGATCTTGGATGGACTCCACAAGCTTTAA
- a CDS encoding roadblock/LC7 domain-containing protein, which translates to MTENQPTADTVDMTWVLNRLKEEQGVLHAVLLSSEGLVLAASDGLERAVAERTAANASGAFSIGRGISEFAETEGATPNKIIIDLPGNCILVFGAGHRTAVAVSVAAEMTSKEAVVASAATIKAIKGLRPSLSARERTAYGTS; encoded by the coding sequence GTGACTGAGAACCAGCCCACCGCCGACACCGTCGACATGACCTGGGTCCTCAACCGCCTCAAGGAGGAGCAAGGCGTGTTGCACGCGGTTCTCCTCAGTTCCGAGGGCCTGGTCCTCGCAGCCTCGGACGGACTGGAAAGGGCCGTGGCCGAACGCACCGCGGCGAACGCTTCGGGGGCATTCTCCATCGGCCGCGGAATCAGCGAGTTCGCCGAGACTGAGGGCGCAACGCCCAACAAGATCATCATCGACCTCCCCGGTAACTGCATCCTGGTCTTCGGCGCCGGCCACCGCACCGCCGTGGCCGTTTCGGTCGCCGCAGAGATGACGAGCAAGGAAGCGGTCGTCGCCTCCGCCGCGACGATCAAGGCCATCAAGGGCCTGCGTCCGTCGCTGTCCGCTCGGGAGCGGACAGCGTATGGAACATCGTGA
- a CDS encoding helix-turn-helix domain-containing protein: MSTWTGTVTVPSGVRSRRSGPQPTAAPGGSPMSCTPTSGPSRPPTTPTSAGAARLARFDPPLDLPVVPKHRRLVGQGAQEFETKVIAAYKERKAAIKDICAATTRSYGAIHGLLKRCGVPLRGRGGVRRSQDIAS, encoded by the coding sequence ATGAGCACATGGACCGGCACCGTGACTGTTCCAAGCGGCGTTCGCTCGCGGCGGTCCGGCCCCCAGCCGACAGCAGCGCCTGGAGGTTCTCCCATGTCGTGCACACCCACCAGTGGACCCTCTAGGCCACCGACCACACCGACTTCAGCTGGAGCTGCTCGCCTGGCCCGGTTCGATCCCCCACTCGACCTCCCCGTCGTCCCGAAGCATCGCCGCCTGGTGGGTCAGGGTGCTCAGGAGTTCGAGACGAAGGTCATCGCGGCTTACAAGGAACGCAAGGCCGCGATCAAAGACATCTGCGCGGCGACGACCCGCTCCTACGGAGCAATCCACGGTCTCCTCAAGCGCTGTGGCGTTCCACTGCGTGGGCGGGGCGGCGTGCGGCGTAGCCAGGACATCGCTTCGTGA